In one window of Gopherus evgoodei ecotype Sinaloan lineage chromosome 9, rGopEvg1_v1.p, whole genome shotgun sequence DNA:
- the LOC115657562 gene encoding syntaxin-3-like, translating to MKDRLEELRIRVNEDEDSLDIDDTLSFDNPVFKEDETNPMSKIFQEVSDLSLGLSKLEELSESIHKKQQRVLCCTTEESVYEEKKELSNIKASFTSQAKVIQPQLYGIQDTLSQDSKPWLAGYRIHQSQLSVLISRYRDIVTHHYAKEMEYVEKLKEQIMRQTELAGLSLREEDINQLVESPVAPRIVGQDLEVLKAKQHLAMAQVRHQQLLDLEAQISELHSLFLHLEMLVSEQHEVINNIEYNVLHTLDYVSQSNEEVKKALKYERQSRISAALSAVLGLCACCMCLSCAAGTV from the coding sequence ATGAAGGACAGACTGGAGGAATTGAGGATCCGAGTTAATGAAGATGAGGACTCTTTGGATATTGATGATACTCTCTCATTTGATAATCCTGTTTTCAAGGAGGATGAGACCAATCCCATGAGCAAAATATTCCAGGAAGTGTCAGATCTCTCGCTGGGCCTGAGTAAACTGGAGGAGTTATCAGAGAGCATCCACAAGAAGCAGCAGCGGGTGCTGTGCTGCACCACCGAGGAGAGCGTTTATGAAGAAAAGAAAGAGCTAAGTAACATTAAAGCCTCCTTCACTAGTCAGGCTAAAGTCATCCAGCCTCAGCTCTATGGGATTCAAGACACACTGTCCCAAGACAGCAAACCGTGGCTGGCAGGATACCGCATCCACCAGAGCCAGCTCTCTGTCCTAATCAGCAGGTACCGAGACATCGTCACTCACCATTATGCCAAGGAGATGGAGTACGTGGAGAAGTTGAAGGAGCAGATCATGAGGCAAACTGAGCTGGCAGGCTTAAGCCTACGTGAAGAGGACATTAATCAGCTAGTGGAAAGCCCTGTGGCTCCTCGGATTGTGGGCCAGGACCTGGAAGTGCTCAAGGCCAAGCAGCACTTGGCCATGGCCCAAGTACGCCACCAACAACTGCTGGACCTAGAGGCCCAGATCAGTGAGCTGCACTCACTCTTCCTGCACTTGGAGATGCTGGTTTCAGAGCAGCATGAGGTCATCAATAACATTGAGTACAACGTCCTGCATACCCTTGATTACGTGTCTCAGTCCAACGAGGAGGTGAAGAAAGCCCTGAAGTACGAGCGCCAGTCGCGGATCTCGGCAGCACTGTCGGCAGTGCTGGGCCTCTGTGCCTGTTGCATGTGCTTATCATGCGCAGCTGGCACAGTGTAG